In the genome of Bufo bufo chromosome 9, aBufBuf1.1, whole genome shotgun sequence, the window CCGCCATATTCCTCACAGGCCCGGCAGACTTCACACCTCATATCCCGGCCGTACACCCGGCCCCAGTACAAACTAACCCAGCAGATAACCCCCGCCACACCACCGGCTAAAGATGATGCATCTACCGGTACAAAACTGTGATAGAATCGGCCTGGATGACAATGGATTCACTCACCGGTTGGGAGCGTCCGCCTTCTCCGCAGACAGCTCGAGGAAGAGAGAGAGCAAGAGGCGCTGGGCGAGGTAAAGAAGAGCCCGGCACTTCCGGGAGCAGCAGCGACACCCAGGGAGCGGCACCCAGCGGTACTGCAGCCCAGGAAACCAACAGGTGTCTGGCATAATTACTGGTGGAAATGGCCTGaaagtttttacttttttttttttttaacttttttccctaagactaggtctacacgacgtcatttgtcgagatggatttttctgcgactgtcgcgtcgcagtgtgacaccatagactaccattataaaaattgttgcagtgtagttgtgccttatctgtcgcgcgacttattgccgtcgtgtagacctagcctaaaagtAATTTCATAAAGAGTAtaaactataaaaacacacagcCTGTCAATAAAACCTCATGCTTAATGTTCTTATGGAGGTACCCAAAAATGGCGCAGATGTGCTCATATAAggttaaggctacgtctacacgaagacatttgtcgcgcgacagatagggcacaactacactacgCAACATTTGtaacgcaacattttgttgcaccaatgtcgcgcaacaatttttataatggcagtctatggtgtcgcactgcaacagtcgcagaaaaatccatccagcatgttgcatgttgcagtgcgacaccatagactgccattataaaaattgtcgcgcgacattagtgcaacaaaatgtcgcgcgacaaatgtcgtcatgtagacctagcctaaatctacatacatggatttctgcaactgaaaaccaGTTTCATTCATTTGACTGGAATTGTTTCCGCATTACCCGTTCAGATAGGATAGTCCTGTGACACATACGCtccatgtgaacagagccttacagaGACGTGACGTCCGTTACTCCGTTCCCTCCATGTCACCGACAGCTCCTCCTATCTCAACCTTCTGAATCTCTGTGTGATATGTGGTGAGGGGAATATTGGGGGTTGTAGTCAATCCTGTATCAAATGTAACAAACCagatttgtatatattttttttaaatccacttTATTACAAAGTACATGTTACACGGAGGTCTCAGCGTTCGGACGCGTCGGTTAATTTGGGCAGATAGATACAAAGCTTCTCCAGCAGCTGCCCCGGCCAAAACGCGTCATCGTCAGCCGTATAAAAGCAGTGAGGGAATCGGTGTCGCAGGTTTCTGAAAGTAAAAAGATTATTTGTTATCCACACAATAATTCAATATCACCTGTCGcctaaaatactctgtgctgctgtgagtCCTCCTGCTTCTTCAATAGCTCTCAGTCTGTGACTTCCCACAAGGTCAGCACacgcctctcctgaaatcctctgtgctcctGGGAGGACCCTAcatcttccactatgtaactctcagcctgtgaccactacaagatcagcacacccttttcctgaaattctctgtgctgctgggaggttccttctccttccactatgtaactctcagcctgtgaccactacaagatcagcacactcctctcctgaaatcctcggtgctgctgggaccctgctctttCCGCTATgtaactcttaggccccttgcagacgagcgtgtccggattaggtccggatgcgtcccggtgcaatgtgttttgcacgcgtgtgataaaaaactactgtggtacccagatccgaacttcttcacagaagttcaggtttgggatcggtgttgtgtagattgtataatttccccttataacatggttataaaggaaaataatatctgtgtgctatccgcatctgttgctccgttccgtgaccccgttttgcggacaagaataggcatctctataatgggcctcctgttccgttccgcaaattgcggaaggcacacgggcggcatccgttttatgcggatctgcaatttgcggaccgagaAAAaaggcacggccgtgtgcatgagcccttaggctatatgcacacaacagctgttttttgcggtccgcaaatagcagatccgtgttcctgtttttttttacatccacatcCGTTACATTTGTCCGCAAATTTTGtaggttgtgtttccgtgtgtcttaatatttttttttgcagtccgcaaaaaaaacctgaaggctgtaattcttgaaatttaatatatacaggtttcccagcaaccatccgcaaaaaaaaaaaacggatgcggataacATACGGATGGCTTCCAttggtcatccgcatttttttgcggccccattgacttcaatgggtccgcaaaacgtttattgcggacaagaataggacatgcaatactttttttgcaGACGGGAAACACGGACAGCGGACGCGGAAAAGAAACGGATGAGTCCACCGCATTTTTAACGgatccatccgtttttttttatgggaaaccacccgatccgcaaaaaaaacggaacggaggccgcaaAAAcacactgccgtgtgcatgtagccttagcttGTGACCTCCCGCAAGATCAGCCcagtcctctcctgaaatcctctgtgctgctgtggaccctgctccttccactatgtaactctcagtctgTGATCTCCCAcgggatcagcacactcctctcctgaaagccTCTGTGCTGCTGAAGATAACTTTTTTTCCTCTCTCAGCCACACAACTGATTTTGCTTTTTCACCTTACCTGCTCATTTCCTCGAATTGCTCAAATGTTGTCCAGCACTCCACTGTCTCCCTCCTATCGCTCTTCTTGCCTCTGACCTTTCTCTTCACCCTCTTGACATATTTCTCGGGGGGATAGGGGCCGCTGCTGCCATAAAGAGAGATGTGTTACAAACAATTAAATGTCAATTCCACATTTCGATACACGATATCCATCTCCTTTCTGGCCAAGGCTTATAGCTCTGTTCATCCATGAGTCCCCTTGTTCATGAACATAAGGCCAGAAtttcagtgaagactgacacacagaAAGAGCAGTGGGATAGAGGAAGCATAGGTTGTAAATGGAAAGAGACAAAGGGATTGTAGGCAAACTAGGACTGCTCCCTGGGGGTACCATCAACAGAAGGGAGCCCATTTTCACTTCTGTTATGGGTCCCCCTCTGTATACCCAGATATAATTTCCCTGCCTATTGCACATTTGGCGTCTTACTAAGTTCCTGAAGAATTCTTCCACTTCTTCACGGTTCTTGTCACCTCCGGAGAAGATGTCCCTCCATTATTCACCCCGTCATCCTTGGACCTGAGCGCTGTCCCGGGCTGGCGGAGCTGCAGATGTTCTTCTGACTCACAGACCAGCTTGTCCCCGGGATACAATAAAGCTGTTCAGAGATAAAATGGGAGATTCTCAGACTGAGAGACCCGTCGTAGGGCAGGGGGGCGCCTCCATGAAAACGGGGTGTCACCTCGTTCCAGCAGCGTCTCAGTCAGGGGCACCCCATAGGTTTGGCACAGTTTTAAGATCTTGTGGTATTGCTGCAGGCCCTGTCTTCTGAACTGCTCCACCAGCTCCGCTACCTCCTCTCCCAGCGTAGAGGGCAGGGCATGGGCATCTACCGCGGCATTACCGGTGCGCACCAGGCGGCACTGCTCCAGCCATTCTAACAGACGGGTGTTACTCTAAGGACAGGAGAAAACGGATTAATCTGCTTGCAGAAGCCGTGTGACAACTGATCGGACCACAATGATTGCTCCCACAAGGgttgtcacccaactttcccagagCCCTGATTGACAGATCTGCAGAGTTATGCTGCTTTCCTCTGCCCCATGTAGTTGAGCAATTAGCTTTACTTCCCATTCAAGAGCCTAGAAAAGATGAGTGACAGCGCCTGTGGGAGCTGTATTGACGaggatgctgggacttgtagttcataCTCTTTTTTGCCCTCACCTGTGCTCTTCGCCTTCTTTCCCTGTAATTCTTTCCAATCTCCTCCATGTCCTCGTAGCTGAGGGGTCTCATCTCGTCCAGACTGACGGGGGGCACCTGTAAGAACCGCGATTTGCTACTGTCACTCTGTACGCTGTTGACTTGACGAGATCTCCATTTGGAATCCATCAAGCTATCGAGAGTTTCAGAAGGAGACGGCTCAGGATGGACATCACCGGGCGGCAGGAGGCATCTTACAGCAGCTGCAGAGACACAGAACATATTAGAAATGGCTCCGCTCAGTGCAGACACATTCTGATATCTCATAGATTATAACTCTGATACCGAACCTGAGTCGACTGACGCACCATTCTTCCGCTCGTCTCTTGTCTTCTTCCACCATAAATGTCGTCCCACTGAAAGCTCTTTGTAGTTAATGCGATTTGGATTTTTGCTGCCAAGTGAGACGACCAAATCATCAAACTGCATGTCACTGATAGGTATCTTAGCCTGGAAGAAAAGTATAGGCAAGAAATATAATAGTGCccaatatgtacaagaatataactactataatactgctcctatgtacgagaatataactgctataatactgcctcctatgtacaagaatataactactataatactgcctcctatgtacaagaatatatctactataatactgcctcctatgtacaagaatataactactataatactgctcctatgtacaagaatataactgctataatactgctcctatgtacaagaatataactgctataatactgccccctatgtacaagaatataactactataatactgctcctatgtacaagaatataactactataatactgctcctatgtacgagaatataactgctataatactgcctcctatgtacaagaatataactactataatactgcctcctatgtacaagaatatatctactataatactgcctcctatgtacaagaatataactactataatactgcctcctatgtacaagaatatatctactataatactgcctcctatgtacaagaatataactactataatactgctcctatgtacaagaatataactactataatactgctcctatgtacaagaatataactactataatactgctcctatgtacaagaatataactactataatactgctcctatgtacaagaatataactactataatactgctcctatgtacaagaatataactactataatactgctcctatgtacaagaatataactactataatactgctcctatgtacaagaatataactactataatactgctcctatgtacaagaatataactactataatactgctcctatggacaagaatataactactataatactgctcctatggacaagaatataactactataatactgctcctatgtacaagaatataactactataatactgctcctatgtacaagaatataactactataatactgcctcctatgtacaagaatataactactataatactgctcctatgtacaagaatataactactataatactgctcctatgtacaagaatataactactataatactgctcctatggacaagaatataactactataatactgctcctatggacaagaatataactactataatactgctcctatgtacaagaatataactactataatactgcctcctatgtacaagaaaataactactataatactgctcctatgtacaagaatataactactataatactgcctcctatgtacaagaatataactactataatactgctcctatgtacaagaatataactactataatactgatcctatgtacaagaatataactactataatactgcctcctatgtacaagaatataaatactataatactgctcctatgtacaagaatataactactataatactgcctcttatgtacaagaatataactgctatcatACTGTATACGTGTGCTGTACATGGATGTGACGTCACCTCTTTCCTCACAGACTTCAGGTCCtggctggagatttccttcttcTTGCTTTTGTCTGTCTGGTTATAAAGGTCTACGAGGCGCAGTCGTCGCTGGTTCAGGTAGTAGTCCAGTATGGCAAGGGCTTCAGGACTGGGTtgctggatgatgggggtgatcactcGGCGCTGTGCGCTCTTTGACACGCTGCGTTCTTCATCCTAGAAGTTACAGAAGTAGTCATGAGTGTAGGTTGGTGCTCCTATAATCAGAACTGTAGGTGTAAGAGGCTTTGGAGTATGAACTACTTCCCCAATATcctgagttgtagttttgcaatgtcACAGGTTGCAAAATGTAAGCTTTTTCCCTGGAGGGCCCCAGCTCAGTAACGCCGTATGTGCTGTACCCACCATGTCTTGAGTATTTCCTGGGGACATCGGGCCCCCCGCCTGTGTCccctccgccatcttgtcccgTACACGTCTCTCTAGATCCGTCAGCTCCGGTTTTCCTCGCAGCCATCTTTCCACATCCCCCATGTTGTCCAATTGGTTCCTCAACTTCTTCCTCTCCGATATCCAATCTGCGATGCTTCTCCCGGCGTGACTCGGCTCTTCTGTCCGTCTCGTCCGATCGTCTTGTGACTTGAAGACGTTCCTGGAGGCGGCAGACGTCTCTCCGCTCAGTTCCTCTGCCCCCGACTCTAGTTTTTCCATGGGGGGAGCAATGATCCGGCGTGTCCTGGACTTTGGGGGGCCGAATGTCCTGCAGGCTACCTTGAAGAACCAGGTCTGGGACAGGTCCCGCTCCTTCCACCTCGTGGGCCCGTTGTCGGTTGTCAGGTCTTGGAAGGAAACTTCTTTGGCCATGGTTAAGTTCTATGTGGGACTTTTTAATAAACGGGGTCCCATGGGTGACGCCTCCAAGACGTCAGaagctgatatgggggtctgatcgctgcagctcctggatctgaggtggcccccAATATCTCAAgtctaaaaaaaacacaatgtcagTAGTCAGATCTCTGTTTTACCTTCACTgaaacattgtaacaaactatcaggacaGAAGAGAGTCTAGTGCTGCTGATGTGATTGTCCAGACTGGCGACCATTGtaacaaaccttcagctgtgagCAGGGTATCAGCCTGTGACTGTAAACAataatgttcccattcactgacagcaagcacagaCCTTTATATGCCCCTTGCCCTTATATGTGGGTGTAGAATATAAGATTGGGTGCAGACGCCCCCTCCGAAGCCCTCCACACTGACATGTGGTGCAGACGCCCCCTCTGAAGCCCTCTGGACTGACATGTGGTGCAGATGACGCCCCCTCTGAAGCCCTCTGGACTGACATGGGGTGCAGATGACGCCCCCTCTGAAGCCCTCCACACTGACATGGGGTGCAGATGACGCCCCATCTGAAGCCCTCTGCACTGACATGTGGTGCAGATGACGCCCCCTCTTAAGCCCTCTGGACTGACATGTGGTGCAGACGCCCCCTCTGAAGCCCTCCATATTGACATGTGGTGCAGATGACGCCCCCTCTGAAGCCCTCCACACTGACATGTGGTGCAGATGAACCCCCCTCTGAAGCCCTCCACACTGACATGGGGTGCAGATGACGCCCCATCTGAAGCCCTCTGCACTGACATGTGGTGCAGATGACGCCCCCTCTTAAGCCCTCTGGACTGACATGTGGTGCAGACGCCCCCTCTGAAGCCCTCTGCACTGACATGTGGTGCAGATGAACCCCCCTCTGAAGCCCTCCACACTGACATGTGGTGCAGATGACGCCCCCTCTGAAGTCCTCCACACTGACATGGGGTGCAGACGCCACCTCTGAAGCCCTCCACACTGACATGGGGTGCAGATGACGCCCCCTCTGAAGCCCTCCACACTGACATGGGGTGCAGACGCCCCCTCTGAAGCCCTCTGGACTGACATGGGGTGCAGATGACGCCCCCTCTGAAGCCCTCCACACTGACATGTGGTGCAGATGACGCCCGCTCTGAAGCCCTCCACACTGACATGGGGTGCAGATGACGCCCCCTCTGAAGCCCTCCACACTGACATGGGGTGCAGATGACGCCCCTGCAGCCTCCCCCCATGCTCACCTGTGCAGTCTAGGCCTCCATTCACTAAAGCAAATCCCTTCAGACTTGCTGTTTACCAGCACCATGGTAACAGCCACGCCCCCTCACCGTGATTGGATCAGGCCTAGACTTTGTTTACAGCAGGGAGCAGACCTTAGAggtccaactgcaaggcgtctccTCAGGGCAATGGAAACCCCACAATGCCGCCATTTTCATGAAGATCAAAACTGCCTGACGCCTTACACAGTGGCTCCAGCAGAGTGACCCTTGTACTAGAGACAAGGGGGCGTCAGAAGACTGTTTGGAACCTTAGTgaataagcaattttttttttttttcaccatcgcATTCCAAgggctataactttttttgttcacaggaaaagttgtcgtttttaatggcgccatttaggAGTACACATAACtcattgattaacttttattaaatctTTCTGGGGGGTatggggaaaaacagcaataccgcCATTCCGTTTTTACACTGTAAACTTTGAGATGTTCACTTTGTGGCATAAACAACcatataactttattctctggggcAGTACAGTTACAGTAATACCAAATACATAATGGCGCAGATTTCCCAAaagtggtgcaaaggaaaactggcttagttgcccatagcaaccaatcatattctaaaggtggaatctgattggttgttatgggaaactaagccaggttTCCTTTATATCAGTTTTGATACATTTCTCCCattattttttaggttttactACACAATAAAAATCctttcctttttaaaaaaatttcatgtatttgccgcatcccaagacccataactttttttcttcCTACGATGCTGTGTGagtgcttgatttttgcaggacgacttgtagatttcattggtaccattttggggtacatagcactttttgattgcttttcattctctttttttgtgtcaaaaaagcccaaaaaaaaccaCTGTTCAATGTGCGGAATAAAATGGTAATTCTATGGCACAGAGCATCATAGACGTGGCAATACAATATATTGGAGGAGATTTTATTCTTGCATCTTTTTAcattgaaaagtttttttttttttacttagaatAGTTTTTTACaaaaactttatttcacttttttttttaccactttgaCATGTGATGCTCTGATCGCTTGTATAATACACTGTATTGCTtatgtagtacagtgtattatactatCAGGCACTCTGGCACAGACACACTGAGGGCAGACCCTTGCAGCTCTTACGTGCCATGTTTTGCGGATGCTGCACGTgtaccttccgcaatttgcagaaaggaacagacggcccattaatgaaatgcctattcttgtccacaattcggacaagaatagaacatgatctataatttttgcggggccacgaaacggagcaacggatgcggacagcacacagagtgctgtccgcatcttttgcggccccattgaagtgaatgggtctgcacccgagccgcaaaaaaatgcggctcggatgcggaaccaaaccacggtcgtgtgcaagaggccttatactaaGTTGCCGTAAAATGGCACTaacaggttaaggcctcatgaacacgacagtatttttttacggtccgcaaaacggggttccgttgttccgtgatccgtttttgtttccgtgtgtcttccttgatttttggaggatcaccagacatgaaggaaagtgaaaaaaaatctaagtcaagtttgccttgcaaatgataggaaaaaaacggacgcggacgcggatgacaatcttgtgtgcctccgtgttttttcacggacccattgccttgaatgggtccgcgaaccgttgtccgtgaaaaaaataggacaggtcctatttctttgacggactggaaacacggatcacggacgcggatgacaaacggtgcattatccgagttttcaatggacccattgactttcaatgggtccgcagaaaatcacggaaaacggaacaacggacacggaacacaacaacggtcgtgtgcatgaggcctaaggcttggGCTACATGGTGACACGTGTCGCACTACACTAATTCACGCTACAAAAAGAATAGaactacactgcgacattttTTGCACTGCAACATGACAGTCCCACAAAAATCCGACTTGGATGGATTATTCTGCGattgtcacagtgcgacaccattgactatcattgcaAAAACTGTCACACGACAAATGTCATTGTGTAGCCGTACCCTGAAggttatatatatgacattcgGTATGGCAGGGGTTacaccagggatgggcaaactgcggctctccagctgttgtaaaactacaaatcccatcatgccctgctgtaggctgactgggcacactgggagttgtagtttaacaacagctggagagccgcagtttgcccatccctaggTCACACACAGACTTTACCCCaagtaactttttatttttttatggagatTTCATtttaaaggagtgtgcaggattAGAAactcatggctgctttcttctgaaaaacagcaccacaccagtCTACAGGTCGTAggtggtattgcagctgagctgTAATAGAAGAGTGGCTAGGTATGGGGCTGTTCTTGGGACGAAGCAGCCATTGTAACGTCTGAGCCCCGATAGCCCCCTGTCTGGATGCAGCGGCCAGGAGTACGGTGCAGatcactggggcagatttactaatcctgtagatcgGCCGTGTAGACCTACAGCAGATATTCCACAGGGGCTCCAGATGGATGACACTCATCTAACGTTATGACAACTATTGGTCGCCTcagtttgagacagaattttatgccagTTTTGTGGTGCAATTTTTGCTGCTAAATATCCCATATTAGGCCACACCCTTTCCTTTTAGACCACTCCCCTTTTTGTATAAGACACACCCCCTTTCAGATAATTACTCCACACCTAATTGCCCCAAATATTGATGCAATTTACACCACTATCTAGGTGCACTGACATTAGGAAATGTGGACCGCTGCTGAAAGAGATCCTTCATGTATCCCCGCTGCCTCGAAAGTCAATGGCAGCCCTGCGCGTCATCCTTTTCATGTCTGTGCATGGCATCTAATGCCCACACCCC includes:
- the EFCAB12 gene encoding EF-hand calcium-binding domain-containing protein 12; its protein translation is MAKEVSFQDLTTDNGPTRWKERDLSQTWFFKVACRTFGPPKSRTRRIIAPPMEKLESGAEELSGETSAASRNVFKSQDDRTRRTEEPSHAGRSIADWISERKKLRNQLDNMGDVERWLRGKPELTDLERRVRDKMAEGTQAGGPMSPGNTQDMDEERSVSKSAQRRVITPIIQQPSPEALAILDYYLNQRRLRLVDLYNQTDKSKKKEISSQDLKSVRKEAKIPISDMQFDDLVVSLGSKNPNRINYKELSVGRHLWWKKTRDERKNGASVDSAAVRCLLPPGDVHPEPSPSETLDSLMDSKWRSRQVNSVQSDSSKSRFLQVPPVSLDEMRPLSYEDMEEIGKNYRERRRRAQSNTRLLEWLEQCRLVRTGNAAVDAHALPSTLGEEVAELVEQFRRQGLQQYHKILKLCQTYGVPLTETLLERALLYPGDKLVCESEEHLQLRQPGTALRSKDDGVNNGGTSSPEVTRTVKKWKNSSGTYSGPYPPEKYVKRVKRKVRGKKSDRRETVECWTTFEQFEEMSRNLRHRFPHCFYTADDDAFWPGQLLEKLCIYLPKLTDASER